From Priestia aryabhattai, one genomic window encodes:
- the aroC gene encoding chorismate synthase: MRYLTAGESHGPQLTTILEGVPAGLPLTAEDINTDLARRQKGHGRGRRMQIEKDQAEILSGVRHGYTLGSPITLAVENNDWKHWTKIMGIEPISEEESEEVKRKISRPRPGHADLNGAIKYGHRDMRNVLERSSARETTVRVAAGAVARQILAQFGISVAGHVLEIGGVQANPPQYKSLEELQEATEASPVRCFDSAVEKDMMQAIDDAKKNGDSIGGVVEVIIEGVPAGVGSYVHYDRKLDAKIAAAVMSINAFKGVEFGIGFEAARRPGSEVHDEILWDEENGYTRKTNNLGGFEGGMTTGMPIVVRGVMKPIPTLYKPLKSVDIETKEAFEASIERSDSCAVPAASVVAEAVVAWELADALIEQFGQDRIDLIAENIEKMRAHAREF, translated from the coding sequence ATGCGATATTTAACAGCAGGAGAATCACATGGTCCACAGTTGACTACTATTTTAGAGGGTGTTCCGGCAGGACTTCCTTTAACAGCCGAAGATATCAATACAGATTTAGCGCGAAGACAAAAAGGGCATGGCCGCGGACGACGTATGCAAATTGAAAAAGATCAAGCGGAAATTTTAAGCGGTGTTCGTCACGGATATACGTTAGGCTCTCCTATTACGTTAGCGGTAGAAAATAACGACTGGAAACACTGGACAAAAATTATGGGCATCGAGCCAATTTCTGAAGAAGAATCAGAAGAAGTAAAGCGTAAAATCTCAAGACCAAGACCAGGGCATGCCGATTTAAACGGCGCTATTAAATATGGTCATCGCGATATGAGAAATGTATTAGAACGTTCTTCAGCTCGTGAAACAACTGTAAGGGTAGCAGCAGGTGCTGTGGCTCGTCAAATCCTTGCTCAGTTCGGGATTTCTGTAGCTGGACATGTATTAGAAATTGGAGGCGTACAGGCAAATCCGCCTCAATACAAAAGCTTAGAGGAACTTCAAGAAGCGACTGAAGCTTCTCCAGTAAGATGTTTTGACTCAGCTGTTGAGAAAGACATGATGCAAGCAATCGATGACGCTAAGAAAAACGGCGATTCTATCGGAGGCGTAGTAGAAGTTATTATTGAAGGCGTGCCAGCAGGAGTAGGCAGCTATGTTCATTACGATCGTAAATTAGATGCGAAGATTGCTGCAGCTGTTATGAGCATTAATGCATTTAAAGGCGTTGAGTTTGGGATTGGGTTTGAAGCGGCTCGCAGACCAGGAAGCGAAGTTCATGACGAAATTCTATGGGATGAAGAGAATGGGTATACCCGCAAAACAAATAACTTAGGCGGCTTTGAAGGTGGTATGACAACAGGTATGCCTATTGTAGTACGCGGTGTAATGAAACCTATTCCAACGCTTTACAAGCCATTAAAAAGTGTTGATATTGAAACGAAAGAAGCCTTCGAGGCAAGCATCGAACGTTCAGATAGCTGCGCTGTACCGGCAGCAAGTGTTGTAGCAGAAGCCGTTGTAGCTTGGGAATTGGCTGATGCACTAATCGAACAGTTTGGACAAGACCGAATTGATTTAATTGCTGAAAATATTGAGAAAATGCGTGCACATGCGAGGGAGTTTTAA
- a CDS encoding CheR family methyltransferase, with the protein MIDEYDAFVEKIKIKTGIDLSLYKQSQMQRRLTSLYEKKGFSSFFEYYRAMNSNNELLEEFLDRMTINVSEFYRNYQRWDILEQKILPTLVKGKTELKVWSAACSTGEEPYTLAMVLSTFFPLSRISILATDLDEKVIEKAKIGFYDERSLQEMPVSMKNKYFQQRGTGYLLDEKIKNTVAFQKHNLLSDSFPKNVDLIVCRNVLIYFTDEAKHALYEKFSRALAPGGILFVGSTEQVFTPQKYGFETADTFFYRKVKTI; encoded by the coding sequence ATGATAGATGAATACGACGCGTTTGTGGAGAAAATAAAAATAAAAACAGGCATTGATTTATCACTATATAAGCAGTCGCAAATGCAACGACGCCTCACCTCCCTGTATGAAAAAAAGGGTTTTTCTAGTTTTTTTGAATATTATCGAGCAATGAATAGTAACAACGAACTGCTTGAGGAGTTTTTGGATCGGATGACGATTAACGTGTCAGAGTTTTATCGCAACTATCAGCGATGGGATATATTGGAGCAAAAAATTTTACCGACTCTTGTAAAAGGAAAAACAGAGCTGAAAGTGTGGAGCGCTGCCTGTTCGACAGGTGAAGAGCCGTATACGCTAGCGATGGTTTTATCAACATTTTTTCCCCTTTCGCGTATTTCTATATTGGCGACCGATTTGGATGAAAAAGTGATAGAAAAAGCAAAAATAGGCTTTTATGACGAACGTTCACTTCAAGAAATGCCTGTTTCGATGAAAAATAAGTACTTTCAACAAAGAGGAACCGGGTACTTACTAGATGAAAAAATCAAAAATACAGTTGCTTTTCAAAAACATAATTTACTGTCAGACTCTTTTCCGAAAAACGTTGACTTGATTGTTTGTCGAAATGTGCTTATTTATTTTACAGATGAAGCAAAGCATGCTTTATACGAAAAATTTAGCAGAGCTTTAGCACCTGGCGGTATCTTATTTGTAGGGAGCACAGAACAGGTTTTTACTCCACAAAAGTATGGATTTGAAACGGCTGATACGTTTTTTTACAGAAAAGTAAAGACCATTTAA
- the ndk gene encoding nucleoside-diphosphate kinase gives MIQKTFLMVKPDGVQRSIIGEVVSRFEKKGFQLVGAKLMHISQELAETHYGEHKEKPFFGELVKFITSGPVFAMVWEGENVISVSRQMMGKTNPQEALPGTIRGDYGLIVDKNVIHGSDSPESAEREISLFFESEELTFYKKDADAWIY, from the coding sequence ATGATACAAAAAACGTTTTTAATGGTCAAACCAGACGGGGTACAAAGAAGCATTATTGGTGAGGTTGTTTCTCGCTTTGAGAAAAAAGGTTTTCAATTAGTTGGAGCTAAGCTTATGCATATTTCGCAGGAATTAGCTGAAACACACTACGGTGAACATAAAGAGAAACCTTTCTTCGGAGAGTTAGTGAAATTTATCACATCAGGTCCAGTTTTTGCTATGGTATGGGAAGGTGAAAACGTGATTTCAGTATCACGTCAAATGATGGGGAAAACCAACCCTCAAGAAGCGCTTCCTGGAACTATTCGAGGTGATTATGGACTGATTGTCGATAAGAATGTTATTCACGGCTCGGATTCACCAGAAAGTGCGGAGCGTGAAATCAGCTTATTCTTTGAAAGTGAAGAGCTGACTTTCTATAAAAAAGACGCAGACGCTTGGATTTACTAA
- the hepT gene encoding heptaprenyl diphosphate synthase component II, which yields MKLKMMYAFLNTDITLIEKELEQTVHTDETLITDASLHLLQAGGKRIRPVFVLLAAKFGHYNIDQIKHVAVALELIHMASLVHDDVIDDADKRRGKPTIKAKWDNRIAMYTGDYIFARALEVMSEVKDVEAHKILSNTMVELTLGEIEQIKDKYNLNQNLRVYLRRIKRKTALLIAASCQLGAIAAGAHEDIHKRLFWFGYYVGMSFQITDDILDFISSEEQLGKPVGSDLLQGNITLPVLYAIENAEFRDKVEQLFEKEYEQELINEIISDIKSSNAIERSFEMSDRYLQKAMSILEELPPNKAKKTLHQIAKYIGKRKF from the coding sequence ATGAAACTAAAAATGATGTACGCTTTTTTGAATACGGATATTACCCTTATTGAGAAAGAACTTGAACAAACTGTTCATACCGATGAAACACTTATCACAGATGCTTCTCTTCACCTTTTACAAGCAGGGGGGAAACGAATTCGCCCTGTATTTGTTTTGTTGGCAGCTAAATTTGGGCATTACAACATCGACCAAATCAAACATGTGGCAGTAGCGCTTGAGCTGATTCATATGGCGTCTCTTGTTCATGATGATGTTATTGATGACGCTGATAAGCGACGCGGAAAACCAACAATTAAGGCAAAATGGGACAATCGTATTGCTATGTATACAGGGGATTACATCTTTGCTCGTGCACTTGAAGTTATGAGTGAGGTTAAAGATGTAGAAGCACATAAAATTTTATCTAATACGATGGTGGAATTAACGCTCGGTGAAATTGAACAGATTAAGGACAAATACAACCTAAACCAAAACTTACGCGTGTATCTGCGTAGAATTAAACGTAAAACGGCACTGCTAATTGCTGCAAGCTGTCAGTTAGGCGCAATTGCAGCGGGAGCTCATGAAGATATACATAAACGTTTATTTTGGTTTGGATATTACGTGGGAATGTCATTTCAAATTACCGATGACATTTTAGATTTTATCTCATCAGAAGAACAGCTTGGGAAACCAGTTGGCAGCGACTTACTACAAGGAAATATTACGCTGCCAGTTTTGTATGCCATTGAAAATGCTGAGTTTCGAGATAAAGTAGAACAGCTTTTCGAGAAGGAATATGAGCAAGAGCTGATCAATGAAATTATTTCTGATATTAAATCTTCTAACGCCATTGAACGTTCATTTGAGATGAGCGATCGTTATCTGCAAAAAGCGATGAGCATTTTAGAAGAACTGCCGCCAAACAAGGCGAAAAAAACGCTACATCAAATTGCGAAATACATTGGAAAACGGAAATTTTGA
- a CDS encoding demethylmenaquinone methyltransferase has product MQQSKEQRVHGVFEKIYKNYDQMNSVISFQRHKAWRKDTMKRMNVQKGTKALDVCCGTADWTLAMAEAVGETGEAVGLDFSQNMLKIGEEKVKSSPFSNITLLHGNAMELPFEDNSFDYVTIGFGLRNVPDYLQVLKEMQRVVKPGGKVVCLETSQPTMIGYRQMYLLYFKYIMPALGKMVAKSYDEYSWLQESARDFPGQKQLADMFREAGLTDVEVKSYTGGVAAMHLGYKR; this is encoded by the coding sequence ATGCAGCAATCAAAAGAACAGCGTGTCCATGGCGTATTTGAAAAAATATACAAAAATTATGATCAAATGAATTCTGTTATTAGTTTTCAGCGTCATAAGGCATGGCGCAAAGATACGATGAAGCGAATGAATGTTCAAAAAGGAACAAAAGCTTTAGATGTTTGTTGCGGAACTGCAGATTGGACGCTGGCCATGGCTGAAGCAGTTGGAGAAACAGGAGAGGCAGTTGGCCTGGATTTTAGTCAAAATATGCTAAAGATTGGTGAAGAGAAAGTAAAAAGCTCACCTTTTTCAAATATTACCTTACTACATGGCAATGCAATGGAACTTCCTTTTGAAGATAATTCATTTGACTATGTAACGATTGGATTCGGACTGCGCAACGTGCCCGATTACCTTCAAGTTTTAAAGGAAATGCAGCGCGTCGTGAAACCTGGTGGAAAAGTGGTCTGCCTTGAAACGTCTCAGCCCACGATGATTGGCTACCGACAAATGTACTTGCTTTATTTTAAGTATATTATGCCCGCGCTTGGAAAGATGGTTGCTAAAAGCTATGATGAATATTCATGGCTTCAAGAGTCAGCTAGGGACTTTCCAGGTCAAAAGCAATTGGCTGACATGTTCCGTGAAGCCGGTTTGACAGATGTTGAAGTGAAATCTTACACAGGTGGAGTAGCAGCGATGCATCTAGGGTACAAACGATAA
- a CDS encoding heptaprenyl diphosphate synthase component 1 encodes MSVKTIYDIVANMKEQLHVELSHPYVKKYIHHPRIDENRLLYMCSFLDTLSMEEEKKNSSVLSVMLVQTALDTHDLVSTQNVSGNEGKLHERQLVVLAGDYYSGLYYYYLAQSSQLNLMKVIASAIKEINIAKIHIYNNRSTNPHDVMNSFLAAESSFVRCLCDYFEREEWKELLKHAAYLNGILKQLKSLQQKEPTLLLNYCKQIGMNQEQIKEYLYSYTQQSVNIVRGYLRSKFAMNEFLREHLDELTSSLEVLKNVVGEG; translated from the coding sequence ATGAGCGTAAAAACCATCTATGATATTGTGGCCAACATGAAAGAACAGCTTCATGTTGAATTAAGTCATCCATATGTAAAAAAATATATTCATCATCCGCGTATTGATGAAAATAGATTACTGTACATGTGTTCGTTCTTAGACACTCTTTCAATGGAAGAAGAAAAAAAGAACAGCTCTGTGCTATCTGTGATGCTCGTTCAAACCGCACTTGATACCCACGATCTAGTCTCCACTCAAAATGTTAGCGGAAATGAAGGGAAGCTGCATGAGCGGCAGCTGGTAGTTTTGGCAGGAGATTATTACAGCGGCCTGTACTATTACTATCTAGCTCAAAGCAGCCAGCTGAATTTAATGAAAGTTATAGCATCTGCTATTAAAGAAATTAATATCGCTAAGATACACATTTATAACAATCGCTCTACTAATCCACACGACGTTATGAATAGTTTTTTAGCAGCAGAATCATCGTTTGTAAGATGCTTATGTGACTATTTTGAACGTGAAGAGTGGAAAGAACTTTTAAAACATGCAGCGTATTTGAACGGGATATTAAAGCAATTAAAGTCATTACAGCAAAAAGAGCCTACTCTCTTGCTAAACTATTGCAAACAAATTGGCATGAATCAAGAACAAATAAAAGAATACCTTTATTCGTATACTCAACAGTCTGTAAATATTGTTAGAGGATACTTGCGAAGTAAATTTGCAATGAATGAGTTTTTAAGAGAGCACTTAGATGAACTTACATCTAGCTTAGAAGTGCTGAAAAATGTCGTAGGAGAAGGATAG
- the mtrB gene encoding trp RNA-binding attenuation protein MtrB, producing the protein MTQKGTPEYIVIKAVEDGVNVIGLTRGADTRFHHSEKLDKGEVMIAQFTEHTSAIKIRGKAVIQTVHGEIESDTKK; encoded by the coding sequence ATGACACAAAAAGGAACGCCAGAGTATATTGTCATTAAAGCGGTCGAAGATGGAGTTAACGTAATTGGCTTAACGCGAGGAGCAGATACGCGATTTCATCATTCAGAAAAACTAGATAAAGGCGAAGTAATGATTGCGCAGTTTACTGAGCATACATCTGCAATTAAAATTCGTGGCAAAGCTGTCATTCAGACTGTTCACGGAGAAATTGAATCCGATACGAAAAAATAA
- the folE gene encoding GTP cyclohydrolase I FolE produces MSSVNKPQIEQAVRLILEAIGEDPNREGLLDTPKRVAKMYEEVFSGLNEDPKEHFKTVFGEDHEELVLVKDIPFYSMCEHHLVPFYGKAHVAYIPKGGRVTGLSKLARAVEAVAKRPQLQERITSTVADSIVETLEPHGVMVVVEAEHMCMTMRGIKKPGAMTITSAVRGVLEHDASSRAEVLSLIKS; encoded by the coding sequence ATGTCATCTGTAAATAAACCACAGATCGAACAAGCTGTGAGACTAATTTTAGAAGCGATTGGCGAAGATCCAAACCGTGAAGGGTTACTAGATACACCAAAGCGAGTAGCTAAAATGTATGAAGAAGTCTTTTCAGGGTTGAATGAAGATCCAAAAGAGCATTTTAAAACCGTTTTTGGAGAAGATCATGAAGAGCTAGTGCTTGTAAAAGATATTCCTTTTTACTCTATGTGTGAACACCATTTAGTTCCTTTTTACGGAAAAGCTCATGTTGCGTATATTCCGAAAGGCGGACGAGTGACCGGTTTAAGTAAGCTGGCAAGAGCGGTAGAAGCTGTTGCGAAACGTCCTCAGCTGCAGGAGAGAATTACATCTACAGTGGCGGATTCTATTGTGGAAACATTAGAGCCGCACGGGGTAATGGTAGTAGTCGAAGCAGAGCACATGTGCATGACCATGCGAGGCATTAAAAAGCCTGGGGCTATGACAATCACTTCTGCTGTGCGTGGAGTGTTAGAACACGATGCAAGTTCTAGAGCTGAAGTTTTATCACTGATTAAATCATAA
- a CDS encoding cytochrome c biogenesis CcdA family protein, protein MNSLNVFVAFGAGILSFISPCCLPLYPAFLSYITGVSVQDLKSGQNKFNKIALLHTFCFVIGFSSIFIVLGLSTTYLYRLFFEYSDLIRQFVAVLLLFFGLVMVGILKPRFLMADRRLTFKNRPSGYLGTTLIGVGYAAGWTPCVGPILGTVMSLGLYTGQGFLYMCAYALGFSLPFIIMSFFIGKAGWIKKYASRIAKMSGYLTITMSLILFFDWMTNITAFLTTHLFRGFTGF, encoded by the coding sequence ATGAATTCGTTAAATGTTTTCGTCGCGTTTGGAGCAGGTATATTGTCTTTTATATCACCTTGCTGTTTACCGTTATACCCTGCCTTTTTATCCTATATAACAGGTGTATCAGTCCAAGATTTAAAAAGTGGGCAAAATAAGTTTAACAAAATAGCTTTGTTGCATACTTTTTGTTTCGTAATAGGTTTTTCTAGTATTTTTATCGTTCTAGGATTATCAACTACATATCTTTATCGCCTTTTTTTCGAGTATAGCGATTTGATACGCCAATTCGTCGCAGTTTTGCTACTATTTTTTGGGCTAGTTATGGTAGGAATACTGAAACCAAGGTTTTTAATGGCTGATAGAAGACTGACATTTAAAAATCGACCATCAGGCTATCTAGGCACAACTTTGATTGGTGTAGGATATGCAGCTGGCTGGACCCCCTGTGTAGGACCGATATTAGGAACAGTGATGAGCTTAGGTTTATATACTGGACAAGGTTTTTTGTACATGTGTGCCTATGCGCTTGGTTTTTCTTTACCCTTTATTATCATGTCTTTTTTTATAGGGAAAGCAGGGTGGATAAAAAAATATGCAAGTAGGATAGCAAAAATGAGTGGTTATCTAACAATAACTATGAGTCTCATTTTATTCTTTGATTGGATGACGAACATAACAGCATTTCTAACCACGCACTTATTTAGAGGGTTTACAGGATTCTAG
- a CDS encoding DUF3888 domain-containing protein — protein sequence MKNRLWTLSIIMTFVFITLSAAPVGANLPTKTKATRENILEDAVIDLLDTQMTQAAEKYYGAKNSKGVRFDCRRVLSIKKLDHPGSMMFEATLEGMSYFGPHNPPSHIFTVTIRSDYHTNGWEMKSFKVRKLKPHEVYECRDPA from the coding sequence ATGAAAAACCGTCTATGGACTTTATCTATAATCATGACATTTGTCTTCATAACTCTTTCAGCAGCCCCTGTAGGGGCAAATCTTCCAACTAAAACAAAAGCAACACGAGAAAATATTTTAGAGGATGCTGTGATAGATTTATTAGATACCCAAATGACACAGGCAGCAGAAAAATATTACGGTGCAAAAAATAGTAAGGGAGTACGGTTTGATTGTCGGCGGGTGTTATCTATAAAAAAATTGGACCATCCAGGCTCCATGATGTTTGAAGCAACACTTGAAGGGATGTCTTATTTTGGTCCTCATAATCCACCTTCTCATATTTTCACAGTGACTATTAGAAGTGATTATCACACCAACGGTTGGGAGATGAAGTCATTTAAAGTAAGAAAGTTGAAACCTCATGAAGTGTATGAATGCAGAGACCCAGCTTAG
- a CDS encoding tyrosine-type recombinase/integrase: MSFADFFVIADILDNDKRLKAFAEYYNKLRINGLHYTNFFAETNVISICTPNHSTHHEATSFLLQCKNENYSINTIRNYGYQMKKLLDFLMLWDMDILDGDLMIILTGFVDYLRLVETKGTADYPLPDKAIEWAALEYVPLHREARTAGKVLTIQMDEYGGREKVPWGKLPSSYVSNIVSLAIKYFIFLKRRTHKYSYLNLGEIPVKKKYKETFLSGTLGNVQVSVFDIKYIMDRAGIGITGSTKRYTALKERIPTVTEMNVFFSSLPTNKRQNTFLFHILKCFGLRESEAANLMIDTSTLPKKLLRLNYFEAIEHLKDHLRGDVEFVPNIDKWVCNVVNRNDAIGHFQSRNKSSEDRTIPLFFSQDEFSSLLLDALKERELVMKRAGSEHPYLFVSRAPSRMGKRITGRTVYDKLKNTLSNYLDKESVLQEITPHTFRHYYATYCLRVLKHSVEDVQRRLGHSDKEVTLGIYSHYLHDNNNELEEKARDISDTFRVASKG, encoded by the coding sequence ATGAGTTTCGCTGATTTCTTTGTAATTGCCGATATATTAGATAACGATAAGAGATTGAAAGCCTTCGCTGAATACTACAACAAACTAAGAATAAATGGTTTACATTATACGAATTTCTTTGCCGAAACTAATGTTATTTCCATTTGCACCCCTAACCATTCAACCCACCATGAAGCAACATCATTTCTATTACAATGTAAAAATGAAAATTACTCAATAAACACAATTCGTAACTATGGATACCAAATGAAAAAGTTACTGGACTTTCTAATGCTTTGGGACATGGACATATTAGATGGAGATTTAATGATAATCCTAACTGGTTTCGTTGACTATTTACGACTAGTTGAAACCAAAGGAACTGCTGACTATCCTTTACCCGATAAAGCCATTGAATGGGCTGCTTTGGAATATGTACCTCTTCACAGAGAAGCGAGAACAGCAGGAAAGGTACTAACAATTCAAATGGACGAGTACGGTGGCAGAGAGAAGGTTCCATGGGGAAAATTACCTTCATCTTATGTTTCAAATATCGTATCCCTTGCTATTAAATATTTTATTTTCTTAAAGAGACGAACGCATAAATACAGTTACCTTAATCTCGGAGAGATTCCTGTAAAGAAAAAATACAAAGAAACATTTCTCTCAGGAACCTTAGGCAATGTTCAAGTTTCAGTATTCGATATTAAATACATTATGGACAGAGCTGGAATCGGGATAACTGGCTCTACAAAAAGATATACAGCACTCAAGGAAAGAATTCCTACAGTCACAGAAATGAATGTGTTCTTTTCATCTTTGCCTACAAACAAAAGACAAAACACCTTCTTGTTTCACATTTTAAAATGTTTTGGACTAAGAGAATCGGAAGCTGCGAACCTAATGATAGACACATCAACTTTACCAAAAAAATTACTTCGTTTAAATTACTTTGAAGCAATCGAACATTTGAAAGACCACTTACGTGGTGATGTTGAATTTGTTCCTAACATTGATAAGTGGGTATGTAACGTCGTTAATAGAAATGATGCAATCGGTCATTTCCAGTCAAGAAATAAATCGTCCGAAGATAGAACAATACCCCTTTTCTTCTCCCAGGATGAATTTTCATCACTCTTACTTGATGCACTGAAAGAAAGAGAATTAGTAATGAAAAGAGCAGGAAGTGAACACCCTTACTTATTTGTATCTAGGGCACCTTCTCGTATGGGCAAGCGTATCACTGGAAGAACGGTCTATGACAAATTAAAAAACACCTTATCTAATTACTTAGATAAAGAATCCGTTTTGCAAGAAATAACGCCACATACTTTCAGACATTATTATGCAACATACTGCCTAAGAGTACTAAAGCACTCTGTTGAAGATGTACAACGTCGCCTAGGTCATTCAGATAAAGAAGTTACTTTAGGGATATATTCACATTATTTACACGATAACAACAACGAATTAGAAGAAAAAGCAAGGGACATAAGTGACACTTTCCGTGTTGCATCTAAGGGGTGA